A region from the Mycolicibacterium litorale genome encodes:
- the thrS gene encoding threonine--tRNA ligase has product MSAAASPAPAAPIRVAAGTTAGAAVREAGLPGRGAPDAVVVVRDSEGRLRDLSWAPEADVEVTPVAADTEDGRSVIRHSAAHVLAQAVQSMFPEAKLGIGPPITDGFYYDFDVPQAFTPEDLEALEKKMRQIIKDGQLFSRRVYESKDAARAELAGEPYKLELVDDKSGDPEVMEVGGDELTAYDNLNPRTRERVWGDLCRGPHIPTTRYIPAFKLTRSSAAYWRGDQANASLQRIYGTAWESQEALDRHLELIEEAQRRDHRKLGVELDLFSFPDELGSGLPVFHPKGGIVRKELEDYSRAKHLEAGYEFVNTPHITKEHLYVTSGHLEWYADGMFPAMHIDAEYDVDGTVRKPGQNYYLKPMNCPMHHLIYRSRGRSYRELPLRLFEFGSVYRYEKSGVVHGLTRVRGMTQDDAHIYTTREQMRDELASLLQFVLDLLSDYGLDEYYLELSTKDPDKYVGSDEIWEEATETLREVAEASGLDLVPDPGGAAFYGPKISVQVKDALGRNWQMSTIQLDFNMPERFELEYTAADGSRQRPVLIHRALFGSIERFFGVLTEHYAGAFPAWLAPVQVVGIPVADGHIPYLKDVAAQLRSRGVRVEVDGSDDRMAKKIVNHTNQKVPFMLLAGDKDVDAGAVSFRFGDRTQINGVPRDEAVEAIVRWIADRRNAAPTADLVTVGAGT; this is encoded by the coding sequence ATGAGCGCCGCCGCCAGCCCAGCCCCAGCAGCCCCGATCCGGGTGGCTGCCGGGACCACCGCCGGGGCGGCGGTCCGCGAGGCGGGGCTGCCGGGCCGCGGTGCGCCGGACGCCGTCGTCGTGGTGCGCGATTCCGAGGGCCGGTTGCGTGACCTGTCCTGGGCGCCGGAGGCCGACGTCGAGGTGACGCCGGTGGCCGCCGACACCGAGGACGGCCGCAGCGTCATCCGTCACTCGGCGGCCCACGTGCTGGCCCAGGCGGTGCAGTCGATGTTCCCGGAAGCCAAGCTCGGCATCGGGCCGCCGATCACCGACGGTTTCTACTACGACTTCGACGTCCCGCAGGCGTTCACGCCCGAGGACCTCGAGGCGCTCGAGAAGAAGATGCGCCAGATCATCAAGGACGGCCAGCTGTTCTCGCGGCGCGTCTACGAGTCCAAGGACGCCGCCAGGGCCGAACTCGCCGGCGAGCCGTACAAACTCGAACTCGTCGACGACAAATCCGGCGACCCGGAGGTGATGGAGGTCGGGGGCGACGAACTGACGGCCTACGACAACCTCAACCCGCGCACCCGTGAGCGCGTCTGGGGCGACCTGTGCCGTGGTCCGCACATCCCGACGACCAGATACATCCCGGCGTTCAAGCTGACCCGCAGTTCGGCCGCGTACTGGCGCGGCGATCAAGCCAACGCCAGCCTGCAGCGCATCTACGGCACGGCCTGGGAGTCGCAGGAGGCGCTCGACCGCCACCTCGAGCTCATCGAGGAGGCGCAGCGCCGCGACCACCGCAAGCTCGGGGTGGAACTCGACCTGTTCAGCTTCCCCGACGAACTCGGTTCGGGTCTTCCGGTGTTCCACCCGAAGGGCGGCATCGTCCGCAAGGAACTCGAGGACTACTCGCGGGCCAAACACCTCGAGGCCGGCTACGAGTTCGTCAACACCCCGCACATCACCAAAGAGCACCTGTACGTGACGTCCGGGCATCTCGAGTGGTACGCCGACGGCATGTTCCCCGCGATGCACATCGACGCCGAGTACGACGTGGACGGCACGGTGCGCAAACCCGGGCAGAACTACTACCTCAAACCGATGAACTGCCCCATGCACCATCTGATCTACCGCTCGCGCGGCCGGTCGTACCGCGAACTGCCGCTGCGGCTTTTCGAATTCGGTTCGGTGTACCGCTACGAGAAGTCCGGTGTGGTGCACGGCCTGACCCGCGTGCGCGGCATGACGCAGGACGACGCGCACATCTACACCACGCGTGAGCAGATGCGCGACGAGTTGGCGTCGCTGCTGCAGTTCGTGCTCGACCTGCTGTCCGACTACGGCCTCGACGAGTACTACCTGGAGCTGTCCACCAAGGATCCGGACAAGTACGTCGGCTCCGACGAGATCTGGGAGGAGGCCACCGAGACGCTGCGCGAGGTGGCCGAGGCCTCCGGGCTCGACCTGGTACCCGACCCGGGCGGCGCCGCGTTCTACGGGCCGAAGATCTCCGTCCAGGTCAAGGACGCACTGGGCCGCAACTGGCAGATGTCGACGATCCAGCTGGACTTCAACATGCCCGAGCGGTTCGAGTTGGAATACACCGCCGCCGACGGCAGCAGACAGCGGCCGGTGCTCATCCACCGGGCGCTGTTCGGGTCGATCGAACGCTTCTTCGGCGTGCTCACCGAGCATTACGCCGGTGCTTTCCCCGCCTGGCTGGCGCCGGTGCAGGTGGTCGGCATCCCGGTGGCCGACGGGCACATCCCGTACCTGAAAGACGTTGCCGCGCAGCTGCGCTCGCGCGGCGTGCGGGTCGAGGTGGACGGCAGCGACGACCGGATGGCCAAGAAGATCGTCAACCACACAAATCAGAAGGTGCCGTTCATGTTGCTGGCGGGGGACAAAGATGTCGACGCAGGCGCCGTGTCCTTCCGCTTCGGTGACCGGACCCAGATCAACGGCGTGCCGCGGGACGAGGCCGTGGAGGCGATCGTGCGCTGGATCGCCGACCGCCGCAACGCCGCCCCCACGGCAGATCTGGTCACGGTGGGCGCCGGAACGTGA
- a CDS encoding HIT family protein, with product MTEPDDRTIGDERTIVDHGVGDPDNLQRLWTPHRMSYIAESPMKKGAGSSQSSEPFTDIPNMADEDGLVVARGEQVYAVLNLYPYNPGHLMVVPYRRVSELEDLTEAESVELMSFTQKAIRVIKAVSRPHGFNVGLNLGHSAGGSLAEHLHMHVVPRWGGDANFITIIGGSKVIPQLLRETRELLATEWAKQNGRQDP from the coding sequence GTGACCGAACCGGACGACCGCACGATCGGCGACGAGCGCACGATAGTCGACCACGGCGTCGGCGACCCGGACAACCTGCAGCGGCTGTGGACCCCGCACCGCATGAGCTACATCGCCGAGTCGCCGATGAAGAAGGGCGCCGGCTCGTCGCAGTCCTCCGAGCCGTTCACCGACATCCCCAACATGGCCGACGAGGACGGCCTGGTGGTGGCGCGCGGTGAGCAGGTGTACGCGGTGCTCAACCTGTACCCGTACAACCCCGGTCATCTCATGGTGGTGCCGTACCGGCGGGTGTCCGAACTCGAGGACCTCACCGAGGCCGAGAGCGTCGAGCTGATGTCGTTCACGCAGAAGGCCATTCGCGTCATCAAGGCGGTGTCGCGGCCGCACGGTTTCAACGTCGGACTGAACCTGGGCCACTCGGCGGGCGGCTCGCTCGCCGAGCACCTGCACATGCACGTCGTGCCGCGCTGGGGCGGGGACGCCAACTTCATCACGATCATCGGCGGGTCCAAGGTCATCCCGCAGTTGTTGCGCGAGACCCGTGAGCTGTTGGCCACCGAGTGGGCGAAGCAGAACGGGAGGCAGGACCCGTGA
- the pgsA gene encoding phosphatidylinositol phosphate synthase, producing MSNIYLMTRAAYTKLSRPVARAALRVGFTPDSITILGTAGTVLASLTLFPIGQLWWGAFAVAVFVLADMLDGTMARERGGGTRFGAVLDAACDRIADGAIFAGLLWWAAFGMDSPALVVATLICLITSQVISYIKARAEASGLRGDGGFIERPERLVIVLTGTGLSGVWFLHIPWLIHVAMWVLAVASVVTVLQRLHTVRTSPGAMDRLPGEEKPAADDQ from the coding sequence GTGAGCAACATCTACCTGATGACCCGGGCCGCCTACACCAAACTGTCTCGGCCCGTGGCGAGGGCGGCCCTGCGGGTGGGCTTCACCCCGGACAGCATCACGATCCTCGGTACGGCGGGCACGGTGCTGGCGTCGTTGACGCTGTTCCCGATCGGGCAGCTGTGGTGGGGCGCCTTCGCGGTGGCCGTGTTCGTGCTGGCCGACATGCTCGACGGCACCATGGCGCGCGAGCGCGGCGGCGGGACCCGGTTCGGCGCGGTGCTCGACGCGGCGTGCGACCGGATCGCCGACGGTGCGATCTTCGCGGGTCTGCTGTGGTGGGCGGCGTTCGGCATGGACAGCCCGGCGCTGGTGGTCGCCACCTTGATCTGCCTCATCACCTCGCAGGTCATCTCCTACATCAAGGCGCGTGCCGAGGCCAGCGGGTTGCGGGGCGACGGCGGCTTCATCGAGCGTCCGGAACGGCTGGTGATCGTGCTGACGGGCACCGGTCTGTCGGGGGTGTGGTTCCTGCACATCCCGTGGCTGATCCACGTGGCGATGTGGGTGCTCGCGGTGGCCAGCGTGGTCACCGTGTTGCAGCGCCTGCACACGGTGCGCACCTCACCCGGCGCGATGGACCGGCTCCCGGGGGAAGAGAAGCCGGCGGCGGACGACCAGTGA
- a CDS encoding phosphatidylinositol mannoside acyltransferase, translating into MTALGGWLPGTEHLTDWGYAAGWRVVRALPESLARNAFDAGARYSARNGGPEQLRRNLARVLGVAPAEVPDALMRASLASYARYWREAFRLPAMDHRKLGRELTVDGIQHVWDAIEAGRGALVALPHSGNWDMAGVWLVQNHGTFTTVAERLRPESLFNRFVAYRESLGFEVIPLSGGERPPYQLLRDRLRGNGVVCLMAERDLTRHGVQVDFFGEPTRMPAGPAKLACETGAALLPVHCWFEGDGWGMQVFEPLDTSSGDVVGITQALADRFAVNIAAHPEDWHMMQPQWLADLSDARRARLAGAG; encoded by the coding sequence GTGACCGCACTCGGCGGCTGGCTGCCCGGTACCGAACACCTGACGGACTGGGGGTACGCAGCCGGCTGGCGCGTCGTGCGCGCCCTTCCGGAGTCGTTGGCGCGCAACGCTTTCGACGCCGGTGCCCGCTACTCGGCCCGCAACGGCGGACCCGAGCAGCTGCGCAGGAACCTGGCCCGTGTCCTCGGTGTCGCACCGGCCGAGGTGCCCGACGCGCTGATGCGGGCCTCGCTGGCGTCGTACGCCCGGTACTGGCGCGAGGCGTTCCGGCTTCCGGCGATGGATCACCGCAAGCTGGGGCGCGAACTCACCGTCGACGGCATCCAGCACGTCTGGGATGCGATCGAGGCGGGCCGCGGCGCGCTGGTCGCGCTTCCCCACAGCGGCAACTGGGACATGGCCGGGGTGTGGCTGGTCCAGAACCACGGCACCTTCACCACGGTGGCCGAACGGCTGCGGCCCGAATCGCTGTTCAACCGGTTCGTCGCCTACCGCGAGAGCCTCGGTTTCGAGGTGATCCCGCTCTCCGGAGGTGAGCGCCCGCCGTATCAGCTGTTGCGGGACCGGTTGCGCGGCAACGGGGTGGTGTGCCTGATGGCCGAACGCGATCTCACCCGTCACGGCGTGCAGGTCGACTTCTTCGGTGAGCCGACCCGCATGCCCGCCGGCCCGGCGAAGCTCGCGTGCGAGACCGGTGCGGCGCTGCTGCCGGTGCACTGCTGGTTCGAGGGCGACGGCTGGGGCATGCAGGTCTTCGAACCGCTCGACACCTCCAGCGGGGACGTCGTCGGGATCACCCAGGCGCTGGCGGACCGGTTCGCCGTCAACATCGCCGCCCACCCCGAGGACTGGCACATGATGCAGCCGCAGTGGCTGGCCGACCTGTCCGACGCGCGGCGCGCCAGACTCGCCGGAGCCGGTTGA